Genomic window (Deltaproteobacteria bacterium CG11_big_fil_rev_8_21_14_0_20_49_13):
AAGCGGGGATACGGTGTGAACAAACGAGATCCCCGTTTTCAGGGGGGATGACAAGAACTTTCTGCTTGCCAATTCGTAGAACTATTGCATATAGAATGTCAACCATGAAAAAAGTTTTAGGTCTCGCCAAACCCGTGTTCGTCCTCGGTATCGTGAGTCTCCTTACCGATCTCTCTTCGGAGATGATATATCCTATCTTGCCGCTCTTTCTTGCGAACACCATAGGAGCAAGCGCCGCATTTATCGGTCTTGTTGAAGGCATAGCAGAGAGTACGGCTAGCCTTCTTAGGGTATTTTCCGGATGGATCTCGGACAGATTCAACAGAAGAAAAGAGCTTCTAGTTGCCGGATACGGCCTTTCGTCGATTGTCAAGCCGTTTTTAGCGCTTGCTATCACCGGCTGGAACGTTCTGGGACTTCGGTTCCTTGACAGGCTCGGAAAAGGCGTAAGAGGCGCCCCTCGCGACGCCATGATAGCAGATGTAACGGAAGCCAATGAACGCGGAAAGGCCTTTGGATACCACAGGGCAATGGACACCGTAGGCGCCATCTTGGGCCCGGGGGTCACGTTCATACTCCTTGCCATTTTCAGCGACTCCTACAGGACGATATTCCTCTTCTCCGCGATTCCGGCATTCTTGGCCGTGGCGGTCATTATCTTTGCGGTGAAAGAAAACAGGACATCAGAACCCCGGAGTTTTACGAACGGATCAAAGGCGTCGCTCTCCTTCAAAGGGCTGTCGAGTCCTTTCATACTGCTACTTGTCATCATCGGGATCTTTACCATAGGCAACTCGAGCGACGCATTCCTTTTATTACGCGCGCAAAACGTAGGCGTAACGACCATGCACGTGCCGCTTGTCTGGCTCTTCTTCAATCTCGTATACACTCTGGTGGCCATTCCCGCAGGCAAATGGTCGGACAAGGTGGGAAGAAGAAGAGTTATACTGACGGGTTTTGGAATATACGCACTCAGCTACTTGGGTTTTGCGTTCGCTAGCATGTGGTGGCACATATGGTTTCTCTTCGGGATATACGGCTGTTACTACGGCATGACGGAAGGTGTCATTCGCGCATATATCGCGGATGTGGTTCCGGCGTCTAACA
Coding sequences:
- a CDS encoding MFS transporter, translating into MKKVLGLAKPVFVLGIVSLLTDLSSEMIYPILPLFLANTIGASAAFIGLVEGIAESTASLLRVFSGWISDRFNRRKELLVAGYGLSSIVKPFLALAITGWNVLGLRFLDRLGKGVRGAPRDAMIADVTEANERGKAFGYHRAMDTVGAILGPGVTFILLAIFSDSYRTIFLFSAIPAFLAVAVIIFAVKENRTSEPRSFTNGSKASLSFKGLSSPFILLLVIIGIFTIGNSSDAFLLLRAQNVGVTTMHVPLVWLFFNLVYTLVAIPAGKWSDKVGRRRVILTGFGIYALSYLGFAFASMWWHIWFLFGIYGCYYGMTEGVIRAYIADVVPASNRATSYGVYSFVTGILLFPANLLTGLIWKYAGPSAAFSLGAALALISAVSFYIFSQRLGNK